The window acttaattataaaaattaaggacATTAACAGAAACATACATTTTAGAGACcaatgataataattaagaCTCTAAATTAACAAATACATGAAGTTAAgagtttattaatatatttttaaataaaaaataattattactacacTTTTAAACagtataaattattaatgttttgtttttagtttatgttgTCTTGTCAGAAGGGACCTCCATGCACAGTGGATTAACTATTAAGACCACAAGTCTGTTGACTTTTTCCATGAGAGAACAATGCTCTCCTAAGCATAACTTCTCCCATTGTCTGGATTTAAATTGGATAAGAATAAAGTTATTGATTTAAAGGATTAAATCGTAATccaatcaaaatttaatatgattttaaaaatattaaaacagtttatctaatttttttttcaagaaatcatGAAATGATGTAATATTAAATTCACCAAGATCATTAACAGTTTAATAACTGTGATCTCAACGCCTAAAATGTTGACTTAAGActccaaattaataaaaacgTGAAGCTAAATCTCAGCCagtaatgttttgtttttcagtaTATGCTGTCATGTCACAAGGGACCTAGAAGCATAGTGGATTCACTATTGAGATCACGAGTCCCTCAATTTCTTTGAATCTGAACGAGCAAGATGCTGACTGCTGACAGCTTTTCAACCCTCAGCAGTGATGAAAAGATCCCAAGAGCTTCCAAGAGGAGCCGTGCTTGACTGGGATGGCGAGTGACCCCACCCACCATACCATATCGCCAGCTTGATTAATTAATGTTGAAGAAACTAGCAACTTGGCATCTCACAACTAAGTTTTGTGGGTCTGTATTCACATGGACAAGGCCATGAGAGATTCACAAAAAGACAACCCTTCATTTCAGCAGCATGTTGGCGTTACAAGACAGATTACAAACCATAATATCAGATTCCTAGCCCTACAAATTATGGCTGTGTTCTCAACCATATGATAGCCAAATGAGTACATACATCACAACTTATTTATTTGACAGCATATCTCACCTCATACGTAATGAACAGCAGTTCAATTTATGAGAGTTTTGCACAAACTTTATGAGCACGTACGGTACCTGCTAGCTATCTAAATTCTACCCCTAAAAAGAGAGTAAATAATACAAGGACGGCCATATCAGTTTCTAGGCAGTGAGAGTTTGCCCTGGATGTAATGCAAGATTAGAAAAGTTCTTCCAGTCCAGGAGATAGTTTTGGTAATGATATTAGAACCAGGTTGAAACATCCTGATGCTTTGGCAGAGTATCCATTCCCAGTACTTGTAGATCATCTTTGTAGTCGAAAGAGGACAAATCAAAGGGGGAGCCGAACATCAAGTTGAAGCCGCCGTTGTTTTGGTTGGTCTCGAACGGAGAATTCAAGGGTTTGAACCTGTCAAACTGACCACCTTCCTGGGAAAACATTTGATGGTTTTGGTTGATGTTGGACTCTTCGAAGATACTCCCGTTAATCATATTGCTTTGACTTCGGAAGTGGTTGTCCTGCTGGTGTTGGATTTTTGGCTGGAAAACATTGTGACCTTCTGTGACCAAATTGTTACCACGATTTGTGTTCTTGTTGCCTTGAATATTAGTGTCATAGATTGACATAAGCTCACTGATCATCTTTTGCCCATCTTCAGGAACTCCTGATAGATTGAAGGAAGAGGGTGCTGGGTTCACCAATGGAGCAGTTGTCTTGGACTGTGCAGATGGTTGAGGATAGATGACAGGCTTGACTTCattaacatgaaaatttgacCCTCTAAACTCCAATGAAGTGCTTCTGTATGGACAATTTAGTTGATGATTGTCCCTAGAAGCCCTGTCGGGGAAACCCAATCGGATTTGACTATGAGCACATTGAACAGCCTCGCATGTGTAGATCTTCTGATCCACCATCATGTTTATATCACTGGATGGCTTTCTCTTTCTAATAAAATCCGTGCTGGTGATAACTTCTCCCTTGATTGGATAAGGTTGTTGTCGAAGAGGTAGCCTTTCACCCATTCTTTCCATCCCTAGATTAGAATAGCTGAGAGTCTCGGGTTTGCACTCTTGCACATCAAAGTTTGGCTCATCTTCAGCTCCTTCAACATCATACTCACTGGAATCATTAATGACCAAAGATCCACTCCCTCCGGATGAGGACAATGGTGGACAGGAATTAGGGTAAAGTTCACGAGCCAATGATTCCTCTTGGTTGATAATTGCAAGCCAAGTAGCACTTTCCTTGGCTGTCATCTTGTCCTGCAAGCACTTGGACTGCCTCACAAGCTTGCGGATCTTGGCAATATCAGGCGACATGTGCTTAATCACTGCTGTGAGAACACCCACCTTCCATGCCTTCTTCAAGTCATGAGGCTTCTTGTAAGGTGGGGGGCCATGGTCTTTGGGCAAACCCAGTTGTGGCCACCATTCTTCATTTCCAGAAGGCCACCATGGTGGAGGAACACCTTTCTCTAATGGAAACCGCCTCTGGGGAGGGTCACAGTGCTGCATCAATGCAGATAAGAGCGAGCCAAGGGTGGTATCTTGAAGCTCCTGCAAGGTGTGTGGGGTTGGGCCAATTGAATTACAGCCCTCATCCTTTCCAGGGATCGAGTTATCTGCTTGGTACTTAGCTATGGCAGCTGGACCATTTCGATCAAACCTGACTTTATCCTTCCACCATTCTCTAAGATTATCAGATGCACCAGTCACTGGCTTTCCCTTCTCCGGGATTATCCCGTAAACAAAACCTTGAGCTTTACAAACTTCCATCATCTTCAACATGTACTTTAAGATCCCATCTTGTGCCCTGGACATCTTCTTCCTCCTGGCCTGCTCCTGGGACTGACGCTGCTTAGCAATATCAATCCCCTCCTTGCTTCTGGTCTGCTCTTTTAGCCTTTTGAGACGCATTTTGTCCCTCCACATCCTTCGCTCAAGCTCATCAACATCAATCTCTTCATCACTATAATCATCCTCCACAGTAACCTCAGGTTCTACCTGTGGAGCACTCACATCTCCTTCCACGAGAGGGGTACAGAAGAAATCCATGTCACCACAAAACGCCGTCTCATCAAACATCGACATCATTCACAGAACCAAACCCTCCAAAATTGACTAGAGGTTATAAGAAGCCCGAATTGATTCCAATCACCAAACTTTAATTCCTCAAACTGCTCCACCCTAAGCTTGACTTTCGATAAAACCTGTagacattaataaaaattacaattaaaaacacTGCTCAAAACCCTATAATTTCCAAAAAGATAAGGCGTGCATGATCATTGAATATCATTGAACTCACTTTTAATAATCCACCTTTTCATTTACTTAAGCATAATTATTCAAACAAGATCTCATACACGTCTATTATTCGCAATCATcccattgaaaaacaaaagtttcAAAGTCTATAGAGCCATAAACTATCTTATATTGAAAGCAGATCAACAAGCAGCACACTCATGGATTTCATAGAAGAAAATAGATGGATCATGATCAAATCAGAGTCACTGGATAtagaattgaaagaaaaggcAAACTATAAATCAATTGAATTTAATCAACCAACTAATATTTAACCTGACCATACAGATCTCACCTTCTAAGAAGATTGAGTCAGACTTTCTAGGAAAAACTGAACAGTCATGGAAATCCCAGTCCTCCTTTCAGAAAATGTtccaaataatatgataaaagtCCTCAAATACTATCAAACACCTTGGATCTAACACAACTCTCAACTAttctcaatttaataaaaaacgcACATCCCAAAAGTAAAACTAAACCCACAAAAATTCAAGAACCCACACCCAATAATCAAACTCCAGAGATCCGCTAAACAGAAATAGCAAACACAGCTCACAAAACACAAACCCGTATCAGCAAGACCAAAAACAAAGCTCAAAGTGATAGAAAGGAGGAAGAAATATCTGAAGAAGAAATATACCAGGAAACATCAAAGTAGAGGCCTTTGACACTGGTTAGAGAGAGTTACAGGTCAATCTTGCGCCAAATACTCTTTATCTTTTCCTTTGTTCTAGAGAGTGAAGAGAGGCACCTATTATTCGAACTGGGGGTATATATTATTGTCCTCTAGAGTAAACTATATGATAAAAGAAGAGTCTTGGCGACTGTGAAGCTTGTGGGGGTGATGATGGTGGGGACAGGGAAAGTAAAAgcaaatcactttaaaaaaataaaacccaagaAAGTATGAGGAAGGAGATGGGAAGATGGATGCGAGGAGAGAGGAGGGTGAAGGGTCAAGTTTTCAACTTGAGAAAGGTTAAGCTAATCTAATCCAAAGACTTGAAAGTGCTGTTTTTTGCTATCAAGACGGAGGATAGAGAGAGAGTTATTGCAATACTTGAAgacaaaagaagagagaagtgTGGGGGCAATGTCTCTTGTCCTGACTTGACGATCCCCATGCACTGTGTCTCTTTTTAAAGCAAACTGACCTTCTCCAACTACAAAGGCTTATCCTTCTGTATGAGGATGCATTTATGGGCAGTAGATTGTGTGTATCCAGTGTTTTCCTCGCCTCGCCATAAATTCCCTGAGCTGCCAAGCTGTTTACTCCTAATCtagaatttctttttgtaaCCTTCTTCATTTGTTTCCTAATTTTAACTGTATTCTATTTTCCAAGTCAATTTCCAAAAATGTTATGctgatatttttcataaatttaatgGTTTAACATTTCACAGAGAATATTCCCATGAAATTACCATCATTCACttgcaaatgatttttttggttcaagTGAGAATTTCTATAGTATAGTTTATGTAAATTAATAacttcaattaaataatatgtttttctggtcccaatttaattttaaaatttaaaatttaaataatatctcaattaattaataaaatatttatagcatgagttatattaatttataaaaacttaaCTGTATATCATTTTATTTGGGGGGTGGGCAATAGAAattaacctgaaattttaaTGAGCGCTTGCTACATGGATTAAccccctttctttttattagtgCCAGGGCCAAGAAGACTATAGATATTTTGTTTCTTGAGCTAATTAAGGAAAATTGAGTCTTATCTCCTCCATGCTTGttggaataaaaatataatactatataaattgatattatGACATGAGAGAAAACTAATTTTATCTTCTTATGAAACATGGATGATCCAGGAGAGAGTTGTCATGGATATTATCTGAAATCATCAAGGGCTTCTCTTGTAATAACCAACGTTGTAAGATAAATAATGTTCTTCTCAGACTTTTGAAGCATGGATAATCTGAGagatttttcc of the Populus nigra chromosome 7, ddPopNigr1.1, whole genome shotgun sequence genome contains:
- the LOC133699737 gene encoding protein ETHYLENE INSENSITIVE 3-like, whose product is MMSMFDETAFCGDMDFFCTPLVEGDVSAPQVEPEVTVEDDYSDEEIDVDELERRMWRDKMRLKRLKEQTRSKEGIDIAKQRQSQEQARRKKMSRAQDGILKYMLKMMEVCKAQGFVYGIIPEKGKPVTGASDNLREWWKDKVRFDRNGPAAIAKYQADNSIPGKDEGCNSIGPTPHTLQELQDTTLGSLLSALMQHCDPPQRRFPLEKGVPPPWWPSGNEEWWPQLGLPKDHGPPPYKKPHDLKKAWKVGVLTAVIKHMSPDIAKIRKLVRQSKCLQDKMTAKESATWLAIINQEESLARELYPNSCPPLSSSGGSGSLVINDSSEYDVEGAEDEPNFDVQECKPETLSYSNLGMERMGERLPLRQQPYPIKGEVITSTDFIRKRKPSSDINMMVDQKIYTCEAVQCAHSQIRLGFPDRASRDNHQLNCPYRSTSLEFRGSNFHVNEVKPVIYPQPSAQSKTTAPLVNPAPSSFNLSGVPEDGQKMISELMSIYDTNIQGNKNTNRGNNLVTEGHNVFQPKIQHQQDNHFRSQSNMINGSIFEESNINQNHQMFSQEGGQFDRFKPLNSPFETNQNNGGFNLMFGSPFDLSSFDYKDDLQVLGMDTLPKHQDVSTWF